A single genomic interval of Luteolibacter yonseiensis harbors:
- the pyk gene encoding pyruvate kinase — protein sequence MSRKSKIIITLGPATESEEMIGKLIDGGTNVFRLNMSHAKHEWAAEMAKRVRRQAAERNANIAVLFDLTGPSIRTGDLEKPYNLLEGDVVEFRKVGADPTVTLSTTVNYDGLMGDVSVGNTLVVDNGALLMRIDVVEADRVLCHVKTPGTMGSRRHINLPGTRLNLPALTEKDHKDLALAVECEADYIAGSFVRDSAHVHELRAAMEKLEGEAQIVAKVEDQEAIRNIDAIINAADVIMVARGDLGTEVEFEELPILQRRIVKCCHELGTRVIVATQLLESMILNPTPTRAEVTDVMNAAYEEADCLMLSGETSVGRYPERCVDALVRISSRIERSGGHGFGQNVLLRDERQKTARAAVTLADSLPDARLVVLTRRGVLANHVAMLRPRTSGFYAFTPTDRVCRQLALTRGVRSFKLAFASNIEETIERVSELLKKDDLIRPGTPLVIVSDLLSDHFAANSILLHHA from the coding sequence ATGTCACGCAAATCGAAGATCATCATCACCCTTGGCCCCGCGACCGAATCCGAAGAAATGATCGGCAAGCTCATCGACGGCGGCACGAACGTCTTCCGCCTGAACATGAGCCACGCCAAGCACGAGTGGGCGGCGGAGATGGCGAAGCGCGTGCGCCGCCAGGCCGCCGAACGGAATGCGAACATCGCCGTGCTGTTCGACCTGACCGGCCCGTCCATCCGCACGGGTGATCTGGAAAAACCCTACAACCTGCTGGAGGGCGATGTGGTGGAGTTCCGCAAGGTCGGCGCGGATCCGACGGTGACGCTATCCACCACGGTGAACTATGACGGCCTGATGGGCGACGTTTCCGTGGGGAACACGCTGGTGGTGGACAACGGAGCGCTGCTCATGCGCATCGACGTGGTGGAGGCGGACCGCGTGCTTTGTCACGTGAAGACTCCGGGCACCATGGGTTCCCGCCGCCACATCAATCTTCCCGGCACCCGCCTCAACCTGCCGGCCCTGACGGAAAAGGATCACAAGGACCTCGCTCTCGCCGTGGAGTGCGAGGCGGACTACATCGCCGGATCCTTCGTCCGCGACTCCGCCCACGTCCATGAACTGCGCGCCGCGATGGAGAAGCTCGAGGGCGAGGCGCAGATCGTCGCCAAGGTCGAGGACCAGGAGGCCATCCGCAACATCGACGCGATCATCAACGCGGCGGACGTCATCATGGTGGCCCGCGGCGACCTGGGGACGGAGGTGGAGTTCGAGGAGCTGCCCATCCTCCAGCGCCGGATCGTCAAGTGCTGCCACGAGCTCGGCACGCGCGTCATCGTCGCGACGCAGTTGCTGGAGTCGATGATCCTCAACCCCACCCCCACCCGCGCGGAAGTCACGGACGTGATGAACGCCGCCTACGAGGAGGCGGACTGCCTGATGCTCTCCGGCGAGACCTCGGTGGGCCGCTACCCGGAACGCTGCGTGGACGCGCTGGTGCGGATTTCCTCGCGCATCGAACGTTCCGGCGGCCACGGCTTCGGCCAGAACGTGCTGCTGCGCGACGAGCGGCAGAAGACGGCGCGCGCCGCGGTGACCCTGGCGGATTCCCTGCCGGACGCCCGCCTCGTGGTGCTCACCCGCCGTGGCGTGCTCGCGAACCACGTGGCGATGCTCCGCCCGCGCACCTCCGGTTTCTATGCCTTCACCCCGACGGACCGCGTCTGCCGCCAGCTCGCGCTGACCCGTGGCGTGCGTTCGTTCAAGCTGGCCTTCGCGTCGAACATCGAGGAGACCATCGAGCGCGTCAGCGAGCTTTTGAAGAAGGACGACCTCATCCGCCCGGGCACTCCGCTGGTGATCGTTTCGGACCTTCTCTCCGACCACTTCGCGGCGAACTCGATCCTGCTGCATCATGCCTGA
- a CDS encoding DNA-methyltransferase: MNLLHGDCLEILKTLDAGSQDLVVTSPPYNLGINYNSFKDTSPRKEYLKWCRSWVAEVRRVLADDGSFFLNVGAAPANPLMPHQLILELADGEEPLFILQNTFHWVKSISIETRSGERISAGHFKPINSKRFVNDCHEYVFHLTKNGEVPLDRRAAGVPYQDKSNIARWGHTGGADLRCRGNTWFIPYDTIMSRDKERPHPATFPIALVEQCVKLHGKGSATRLLDPFLGIGTSAIAAHRQRITAFTGIELDELYLRTARERLAEEVARFAGELPLG; this comes from the coding sequence ATGAATCTCCTCCACGGCGATTGCCTCGAAATTCTAAAGACCCTCGACGCCGGATCGCAGGATCTGGTCGTCACCTCGCCGCCTTACAACCTCGGCATCAATTATAACAGCTTCAAGGACACCTCGCCGCGCAAGGAGTATCTGAAGTGGTGCCGGAGCTGGGTGGCGGAGGTGAGGCGGGTGCTGGCGGACGATGGTTCGTTTTTCCTCAACGTGGGCGCGGCTCCGGCGAATCCGCTGATGCCGCACCAGCTCATCCTGGAACTGGCGGACGGGGAGGAACCGCTTTTCATCCTGCAGAACACGTTCCATTGGGTGAAGTCCATCTCCATCGAGACGCGGAGCGGGGAGAGGATCAGCGCGGGGCATTTCAAGCCGATCAACTCGAAGCGTTTCGTGAACGACTGCCATGAGTATGTCTTCCACCTCACGAAGAACGGCGAGGTGCCCCTGGACCGCCGCGCGGCGGGGGTGCCTTACCAGGACAAGTCGAACATCGCCCGCTGGGGCCACACCGGCGGCGCGGACCTGCGGTGCCGGGGAAACACGTGGTTCATCCCCTACGACACCATCATGTCGCGCGACAAGGAACGCCCCCACCCCGCCACCTTTCCCATCGCGCTGGTGGAGCAGTGCGTGAAGCTGCACGGGAAGGGCAGTGCGACGCGGTTGCTGGATCCGTTTCTCGGCATCGGCACCTCGGCCATCGCCGCGCACCGGCAGAGGATCACGGCGTTCACCGGCATCGAGCTGGACGAGCTTTACCTCCGGACCGCGAGGGAGCGGCTGGCGGAGGAGGTGGCGAGATTCGCGGGAGAGCTGCCGCTGGGGTGA
- a CDS encoding type IV pilus twitching motility protein PilT, giving the protein MNSALNQLIRDAFADQANDVFLLEDEAPRVRREGEVMLLHPGPIPRVTMEEFWKSCGVDHASNLEADLSWRVPGGGRLRVNLYHTLGRLAAVMRPIRNEIPPLVELGLPAELLQSWMERSQGLVLITGPTGAGKSTTVASSLDWVNHHFARHIVTLEDPIEYLFTNDLSLFSQREMRQDSKDFPTGLRSALRQSPDILFLGEIRDQETAVTALQAAATGHLVVSTLHSSSVIEALDRFSHLLKQGQHEAFHLLAGQLIGIMSQRLLPRKGGGLFPALEYMQNEAATRNWILENKLPELQDHLVKSTDPSNCSLLEYLVASVQQGYLEPEIARNACTRPQDFDRALRGISNRS; this is encoded by the coding sequence ATGAATTCCGCGCTGAACCAACTCATCCGTGACGCCTTCGCCGACCAGGCGAACGACGTTTTCCTTCTCGAAGACGAAGCGCCGCGGGTCCGCCGCGAGGGGGAGGTGATGCTGCTCCACCCCGGTCCCATCCCGCGGGTGACGATGGAGGAGTTCTGGAAATCCTGCGGTGTCGATCATGCGTCCAATCTGGAGGCGGACCTTTCGTGGCGGGTGCCGGGCGGCGGCAGGTTGCGGGTCAATCTCTACCACACGCTGGGCCGGCTGGCGGCGGTCATGCGGCCGATCCGCAACGAGATCCCGCCGCTGGTGGAGCTCGGACTGCCCGCGGAGCTCCTGCAATCCTGGATGGAGCGGAGCCAGGGGCTGGTCCTCATCACCGGGCCGACGGGTGCCGGGAAGTCCACCACCGTCGCATCGTCGCTGGACTGGGTGAACCATCATTTCGCGAGGCACATCGTCACGCTGGAAGACCCCATCGAGTATCTTTTCACCAACGACCTCTCGCTTTTTTCCCAGCGGGAGATGCGTCAGGATTCCAAGGACTTCCCGACCGGGCTGAGGTCCGCGCTGCGGCAGAGTCCGGACATTCTCTTCCTCGGGGAAATCCGCGACCAGGAGACGGCCGTGACGGCGCTGCAGGCGGCGGCCACCGGGCATCTCGTGGTTTCCACGCTCCACAGCAGCAGCGTCATCGAGGCGCTGGACCGCTTTTCCCATCTGCTCAAGCAGGGCCAGCACGAGGCGTTCCACCTGCTCGCCGGGCAGCTCATCGGCATCATGTCGCAGCGGCTGCTGCCGCGCAAGGGCGGAGGACTTTTCCCCGCGCTGGAATACATGCAGAACGAGGCGGCCACCCGCAACTGGATCCTGGAAAACAAGCTGCCGGAACTCCAGGACCACCTGGTGAAATCGACCGATCCCTCGAACTGCTCGCTGCTGGAGTACCTCGTGGCCTCCGTGCAACAAGGCTATCTGGAGCCCGAGATTGCGCGCAACGCCTGCACCCGCCCGCAAGACTTCGACCGTGCGCTGCGCGGCATTTCCAACAGATCCTGA
- a CDS encoding aminotransferase class I/II-fold pyridoxal phosphate-dependent enzyme → MDYTAKIATNVASIPRSGIRDFFELVQGRDDVISLGVGEPDFVTPWHIREAAIYSLEKGQTTYTSNLGLLSLRKSISKYVDDFFHVQYEPAKEVLVTVGVSEAIDIALRALLNPGDEVIYHEPCYVSYSPSIVMAHGVPVPVVTTKEDEFSLKPDKVAAAITPKTRIIFINFPTNPTGACASREDLEGIAALAIKHDLLVLTDEIYSELRYDETNPHVSIASLPGMKERTILLHGFSKAFAMTGFRLGYACAPQPIIEAMMKIHQYSMLCAPIMSQNAAIEALENGQPAMIEMRNSYHQRRDFLVKRLNEIGLDCHTPGGAFYVFPDIRSTGLSSKEFAMRLLEEESVACVPGSAFGESGEGFLRCCYATAFDDIRTATDKMERFVNRLKNA, encoded by the coding sequence ATGGACTACACCGCGAAAATCGCAACCAACGTCGCCTCCATCCCACGATCCGGGATCCGCGACTTCTTCGAACTCGTACAAGGCCGGGATGATGTCATCTCCCTCGGCGTGGGCGAGCCTGACTTTGTCACTCCATGGCACATTCGCGAGGCCGCCATCTACTCGCTGGAAAAGGGGCAGACGACCTACACGTCGAATCTCGGCCTGCTTTCCCTGCGGAAATCGATTTCCAAATACGTGGACGACTTCTTCCACGTGCAATACGAACCTGCGAAAGAGGTCCTCGTCACCGTCGGCGTCTCCGAGGCGATCGACATCGCCCTGCGCGCCCTGCTGAACCCCGGCGACGAGGTCATCTACCACGAGCCGTGCTACGTTTCCTACAGCCCTAGCATCGTCATGGCGCACGGCGTCCCGGTGCCGGTGGTCACGACCAAGGAGGACGAGTTCTCGCTCAAGCCGGACAAGGTCGCCGCCGCCATCACGCCGAAGACCCGCATCATCTTCATCAACTTCCCGACCAATCCCACCGGTGCCTGCGCCTCGCGCGAGGACCTCGAGGGCATCGCCGCACTCGCGATCAAGCACGACCTCCTCGTCCTCACCGACGAGATCTACAGCGAGCTCCGCTACGACGAGACGAACCCGCACGTCTCCATCGCCTCGCTGCCCGGGATGAAGGAGCGCACCATCCTCCTGCACGGCTTCTCCAAGGCCTTCGCGATGACCGGCTTCCGCCTCGGCTACGCCTGCGCGCCGCAGCCCATCATCGAGGCCATGATGAAGATCCACCAATACTCCATGCTCTGCGCTCCCATCATGAGCCAGAACGCCGCCATCGAGGCGCTGGAAAACGGCCAGCCCGCGATGATCGAGATGCGCAACAGCTACCACCAGCGGCGTGATTTCCTCGTCAAGCGGCTCAACGAGATCGGCCTCGACTGCCACACCCCCGGCGGCGCGTTCTACGTCTTCCCGGACATCCGCAGCACCGGCCTCTCCAGCAAGGAATTCGCCATGCGCCTGCTCGAGGAGGAAAGCGTCGCCTGCGTGCCCGGCAGCGCCTTCGGCGAATCCGGCGAGGGCTTCCTGCGCTGCTGCTACGCCACCGCCTTCGACGACATCCGCACCGCCACCGACAAGATGGAGCGCTTCGTGAACCGCCTGAAAAACGCATGA
- a CDS encoding CAAX prenyl protease-related protein, whose amino-acid sequence MNATPATQDPERLTQAHVIPFVVFMSFMLLLQLVGGFIEWKHPDAPWWRQEPAQFIYPIQTMVTLGVLIRYWRHFTFNWSVKWSLAAVVFGAVGIGFWLLPTVLHDAWGLTGKTEGILKLLGVTERKEGFDPGIFQNPVAYWTSLVFRFFRAAVIVAFVEEIFWRGFLMRFVCDWEGDYWKQPFGRARWISYLVVTGLFMAAHAPVDYAGAFIYGSLTYLLCVWSKNLGACVIMHGVANLLMGLYIMRTGNYGLW is encoded by the coding sequence ATGAACGCCACGCCCGCCACGCAGGATCCCGAGCGCCTCACCCAGGCGCACGTCATCCCGTTCGTGGTGTTCATGTCGTTCATGCTCCTGCTGCAGCTCGTCGGCGGCTTCATCGAGTGGAAACACCCGGACGCCCCGTGGTGGCGGCAGGAACCCGCGCAATTCATCTACCCCATCCAGACGATGGTGACGCTCGGCGTCCTCATCCGCTACTGGCGTCATTTCACCTTCAACTGGTCGGTGAAATGGTCGCTCGCCGCCGTGGTCTTCGGCGCGGTCGGCATCGGCTTCTGGCTGCTGCCCACCGTGCTCCACGACGCCTGGGGCCTCACCGGGAAAACCGAAGGCATTCTCAAGCTCCTCGGCGTGACCGAGCGCAAGGAAGGCTTCGATCCCGGGATCTTCCAAAACCCCGTGGCCTACTGGACCTCGCTGGTTTTCCGCTTCTTCCGCGCCGCCGTCATCGTCGCCTTCGTCGAGGAAATCTTCTGGCGCGGCTTCCTCATGCGCTTCGTCTGCGATTGGGAAGGGGACTACTGGAAACAACCCTTCGGCCGCGCCCGCTGGATCTCCTACCTCGTCGTCACCGGCCTCTTCATGGCTGCCCACGCGCCCGTCGACTACGCCGGCGCCTTCATCTACGGCAGTCTCACCTACCTGCTCTGCGTCTGGAGCAAGAATCTCGGCGCCTGCGTCATCATGCACGGCGTCGCGAACCTCCTCATGGGCCTCTACATCATGCGGACCGGGAACTACGGACTCTGGTGA
- a CDS encoding type IV pilus twitching motility protein PilT, translating into MPSDITDYLRQTVALGGSDLHLSPWAPACARVNGSIVPFNQELLDPSTVRDLILDTLTETQRAKLEQELELDYALQVNDVGRFRGNIHIARGHAEAAFRFISQHVPRLEDLGHHSPVFDLCNLRGGLVLVTGVTGSGKSTTLASMVNRIADNRNGVIITLEDPIEFVHQHRSCLIKQREIGTDTQSFPKALRQALRQDPDVIVVSELRDLETIRIALTAAETGHLVLATLHTPDAPQTIDRIVDVFPADQQAQIVTQLAGSLEGIISQRLIPSANGKGRVLASEILKPSHAMRNCIRERKLEQIVGLMEIGFREGNRTIDDSINQLLNAGTITREEAIFNSRERKTFEIQEHPKEKKQKSIWV; encoded by the coding sequence ATGCCCAGCGACATCACCGACTACCTCCGCCAGACCGTCGCCCTCGGCGGTTCGGACCTCCATCTCAGCCCGTGGGCACCGGCCTGCGCGCGGGTGAACGGCTCCATCGTTCCCTTCAACCAGGAATTGCTGGATCCTTCCACCGTGCGGGACCTCATCCTCGACACGCTCACCGAGACGCAGCGCGCCAAGCTCGAGCAGGAGCTGGAGCTGGACTACGCGCTGCAGGTGAACGACGTGGGCCGCTTCCGTGGAAACATCCACATCGCGCGCGGCCATGCCGAGGCGGCGTTCCGTTTCATCTCCCAGCATGTCCCGCGGTTGGAGGATCTGGGCCACCACTCGCCGGTGTTCGACCTGTGCAACCTGCGGGGCGGTCTCGTCCTCGTCACCGGGGTCACGGGTTCCGGAAAATCCACCACGCTGGCGTCCATGGTGAACCGCATCGCGGACAACCGGAACGGCGTCATCATCACGCTGGAGGACCCCATCGAGTTCGTGCACCAGCACCGCTCCTGCCTCATCAAGCAGCGTGAGATCGGCACGGACACCCAGAGTTTCCCCAAGGCGCTGCGGCAGGCGCTGCGCCAGGACCCGGACGTCATCGTTGTCTCGGAGCTCCGGGACCTGGAGACCATCCGGATCGCGCTGACCGCGGCGGAGACGGGCCACCTCGTGCTCGCCACGCTCCACACGCCGGACGCGCCGCAGACCATCGACCGTATCGTGGACGTGTTCCCGGCGGACCAGCAGGCGCAGATCGTCACCCAGCTCGCCGGCTCGCTGGAGGGTATCATCAGCCAACGGCTCATCCCCAGCGCCAATGGCAAGGGCCGCGTCCTCGCCTCGGAAATCCTCAAGCCGAGCCACGCGATGCGGAACTGCATCCGCGAGCGCAAGCTGGAACAGATCGTGGGCCTCATGGAAATCGGTTTCCGCGAGGGGAACCGCACCATCGACGACAGCATCAACCAGCTTCTCAACGCCGGAACCATCACCCGCGAGGAAGCCATCTTCAACAGCCGCGAGCGCAAGACCTTCGAGATCCAGGAACATCCGAAAGAGAAGAAGCAGAAGTCGATCTGGGTGTGA